A window from Chitinophaga filiformis encodes these proteins:
- a CDS encoding N-acetylmuramoyl-L-alanine amidase, whose amino-acid sequence MRRFALLLLIQTAYTGLQLHAQAFLKMAQPLRTEINTSSARQYFSGRTCEGCKVLLNNDSIYVYPNGVFALKRDLKPGKTTMVLSATDSSGKFVSRTYHFYYNPPPPLRVTPSFRIDYVTISPKANAILSAGDTLRVRMKGYPGGQASWFNGTPIPELPAAQTSGIAGFYQGYYVLTEADSLLDGKINVFLKYKGQTAVLPGTFRYTYQRNTQLTARTIDDQTYLTISPEGDRLGPEKMGYLDGDVLLHVTGKEGSHFRVKLSANQFAYIPESLVDTMTATEPAPQSIVNEARVWSDKQFDYISVGLADKLPYLSTQEVNPGKLIVDIHGALSEPGFLPQTQGTGEISRIDWQQVGPDVFRIAVSLTHNQPWGYKIFYADSNRLTIRIKHQPASLQLKDLTIAVDAGHGGGNIGTAGAMGVAEKQLTLNLAMLVKVALEKEGAHVITTRVSDVFVDNQARLYNYRQLAPDLLLSIHMNSSINPVDVKGTANYYKYPFCEPLNRHIHDRLLETGLADFKNNANFNFILNMPTEMPTALIETLFLSYPEDEMRILDENFRLVLADKIVQGIKDFLQEAGRQGQ is encoded by the coding sequence ATGAGGAGATTCGCACTACTATTACTGATACAAACAGCGTATACAGGTCTACAACTGCATGCACAGGCATTCCTGAAAATGGCTCAACCACTCAGGACAGAGATCAATACCAGCAGCGCCAGACAATATTTTTCAGGCCGCACATGCGAAGGCTGTAAGGTATTGCTGAACAATGACAGCATTTATGTATACCCCAATGGTGTATTCGCACTGAAACGCGACCTGAAACCAGGGAAAACGACGATGGTACTTTCAGCTACCGACAGTTCCGGCAAATTTGTATCGCGTACATACCATTTCTACTATAATCCGCCGCCACCATTGCGGGTGACGCCGTCTTTCCGTATCGACTATGTAACGATATCGCCCAAAGCCAATGCGATCCTTTCCGCAGGTGATACCCTACGGGTACGTATGAAAGGCTATCCCGGCGGACAAGCCAGCTGGTTCAATGGTACCCCCATCCCGGAATTGCCTGCAGCGCAGACAAGCGGGATCGCAGGCTTTTACCAGGGGTATTATGTGCTGACAGAAGCCGATTCGCTCCTGGATGGCAAGATCAACGTCTTCCTGAAATATAAAGGGCAGACAGCGGTATTGCCTGGTACATTCCGTTATACCTACCAACGCAATACCCAACTGACAGCCCGCACGATTGACGATCAGACCTATCTGACCATATCTCCTGAAGGAGACCGCCTGGGCCCGGAAAAAATGGGCTATCTCGACGGCGACGTACTACTGCATGTGACCGGTAAAGAAGGCAGTCACTTCCGGGTAAAACTCAGCGCTAACCAGTTTGCCTACATTCCTGAAAGCCTGGTAGATACGATGACGGCAACAGAACCGGCCCCTCAGAGTATTGTGAACGAGGCGCGGGTGTGGAGCGACAAGCAATTCGACTATATCTCCGTTGGTCTGGCCGACAAACTGCCTTACCTCTCTACGCAGGAAGTGAATCCGGGTAAGCTCATTGTAGATATTCACGGCGCCTTGTCAGAGCCGGGGTTTCTGCCGCAAACGCAAGGCACGGGAGAGATCAGCCGGATAGACTGGCAGCAGGTAGGCCCTGATGTATTCCGTATAGCAGTTTCATTGACGCATAACCAGCCCTGGGGCTACAAGATATTTTATGCAGACAGTAACCGGCTGACCATCCGGATCAAACACCAGCCCGCCAGCCTTCAGCTGAAAGACCTGACCATTGCAGTAGATGCCGGTCATGGAGGTGGTAATATCGGCACCGCCGGCGCCATGGGAGTGGCCGAAAAACAGTTAACCCTCAACCTGGCCATGCTGGTGAAGGTGGCACTGGAAAAAGAGGGCGCCCATGTTATCACCACAAGGGTAAGCGATGTATTTGTGGACAACCAGGCCCGCTTATATAATTATCGTCAGCTGGCCCCCGACCTGTTGCTGAGCATTCATATGAATTCCTCCATCAACCCGGTAGATGTGAAAGGCACTGCCAATTACTACAAATATCCCTTCTGCGAGCCGCTGAACCGGCACATTCACGACCGGCTCCTGGAAACCGGACTGGCAGATTTTAAGAATAATGCCAATTTTAACTTCATCCTGAACATGCCTACGGAGATGCCCACGGCTCTCATAGAAACACTTTTCCTCAGTTACCCGGAAGATGAGATGCGGATACTTGATGAGAACTTCAGGCTGGTATTGGCAGACAAGATCGTACAGGGTATTAAAGACTTTCTGCAGGAAGCCGGCAGGCAGGGACAG